The Vespula vulgaris chromosome 22, iyVesVulg1.1, whole genome shotgun sequence genome window below encodes:
- the LOC127071543 gene encoding DNA repair protein XRCC1 isoform X1, protein MIIKFKKIINCSSEHPSYPASNLLDHRKNISWRCAKPGEMLASIIFQLNESSIITGIDIGNYRSCVVIVTASTLLEPDTWIPVVQHQFMTNDEAANGKFKDQVQLFTKRDLNPDILKTKFDRIKVTCMQSANLRELFGLMFFIAKTEVIIDLGIDVFGRFKLKQKDQNNEKTDIDKFKEKCLKMINNKTKPDPMGDLLKKVKESGMLAFSKRQEEEREPMKRPLLEKLEAGKADEVFGKQNKVSDNTINKNTLTTDVAIANATGIKDKQNENVKRTLEKSEAGKADEVFGKRNKVSDNTINKNTLTTDVAIANATGIKDKQNENVKRTLEKLEAGKADEVFGKQNKASDNTINKNTLITDVVIINATGIKDKQNENVKRTLEKLEAGKADEVFGKRNKVSDNTINKNTLTTDVAIANATGIKDKQNENVKRTPFGDVVPSSTQKKDKTDFKNGNCNVESKKRSLTLEEKDENKKIKKECPRCSNKSDDKSCFMCGRLPQPKPLPSTTKVKKNKSKKLFKELLRGISFSLSGYVNPQRDEIRKKALSMGARYIGIPSESNACSHLICAFRNTPKYLQLRNYSKIVSHMFIEDCYNKRKRFPWRRYALDNKEKKKPESEDEIEAYASPEETPNPFEEDTDSETYY, encoded by the exons atgattattaaatttaaaaaaataataaattgttccTCGGAACATCCATCTTATCCTGCTAGTAATCTGTTGGATCATCGTAAAAATATCTCATGGAGATGCGCTAAACCTGGAGAAATGCTAGCAAGTATTATCTTTCAATTGAATGAATCTTCTATAATAACAGGTATTGATATTGGTAATTATCGTTCTTGCGTTGTTATTGTCACTGCATCAACATTATTGGAACCCGATACCTGGATACCTGTCGTACAACACCAATTTATGACAAACGACGAAGCTGCTAATGGTAAATTTAAAGATCAAGTACAATTATTCACAAAAAGAGATCTAAATCCTGAtatattgaaaacaaaatttgatcGGATTAAAGTTACTTGTATGCAGTCTGCGAACTTAAGGGAATTGTTCGGTCTAATGTTTTTCATAGCAAAAACAGAAGTTATTATAGACTTAGGGATTGATGTTTTTGGTCGCTTTAAATTAAAACAGAAAGATCAAAATAATGAGAAGACAGATATAGAcaaatttaaagagaaatgtctcaagatgataaataataaaacaaaaccaGATCCTATGGGTGATTTACttaaaaaggtaaaagaaagtGGTATGTTAGCTTTCTCGAAACGccaagaagaggagagagagccTATGAAAAGACCTTTGTTAGAAAAATTGGAAGCTGGAAAAGCTGATGAAGTATTTGGAAAGCAAAATAAAGTTTCTGataatactataaataaaaatacattgacTACGGATGTAGCAATAGCTAATGCTACAGGAATAAAGgataaacaaaatgaaaatgttaagCGTACGTTAGAAAAATCGGAAGCTGGAAAAGCTGACGAAGTATTTGGAAAGCGAAATAAAGTTTCTGataatactataaataaaaatacattgacTACGGATGTAGCAATAGCTAATGCTACAGGAATAAAGgataaacaaaacgaaaatgttaagcgtacgttagaaaaattgGAAGCTGGAAAAGCTGACGAAGTATTTGGAAAGCAAAATAAAGCTTCTGataatactataaataaaaatacattgatTACGGATgtagtaataattaatgcTACAGGAATAAAGgataaacaaaatgaaaatgttaagcgtacgttagaaaaattgGAGGCTGGAAAAGCTGACGAAGTATTTGGAAAGCGAAATAAAGTTTCTGataatactataaataaaaatacattgacTACGGATGTAGCAATAGCTAATGCTACAGGAATAAAGgataaacaaaatgaaaatgttaagCGTACTCCATTTGGAGATGTTGTGCCATCATCGActcaaaaaaaagataaaaccgATTTTAAAAATGGTAATTGTAACGTCGAGTCAAAAAAACGTTCTTTGACTTTGgaggaaaaagatgaaaataaaaaaattaaaaaagaatgtcCAAGATGTTCTAACAAATCAGACGATAAATCATGTTTCATGTGTGGACGTTTGCCGCAACCCAAACCACTTCCTTCTACCACTAAagtcaaaaaaaataaatcaaagaaattatttaaagaactCCTTCGAGGTATCAGCTTTTCTCTTAGCGGATATGTTAATCCACAAAGAGatgaaattagaaagaaagcaCTTTCAATGGGGGCCAGATATATTGGTATTCCAAGCGAGTCGAATGCATGTAGTCATTTGATTTGCGCCTTTAGGAATACAccgaaatatttacaattaaggAATTACTCTAAAATTGTATCGCATATGTTCATTGAAGACTGctataataagagaaaaag aTTCCCATGGAGAAGATATGCTTTGgataacaaggaaaaaaagaaacctgAAAGTGAAGATGAAATCGAGGCTTATGCATCTCCCGAAGAAACGCCTAATCCATTCGAAGAAGATACAGATTCTGAGAcgtattattaa
- the LOC127071543 gene encoding uncharacterized protein LOC127071543 isoform X2, producing MLASIIFQLNESSIITGIDIGNYRSCVVIVTASTLLEPDTWIPVVQHQFMTNDEAANGKFKDQVQLFTKRDLNPDILKTKFDRIKVTCMQSANLRELFGLMFFIAKTEVIIDLGIDVFGRFKLKQKDQNNEKTDIDKFKEKCLKMINNKTKPDPMGDLLKKVKESGMLAFSKRQEEEREPMKRPLLEKLEAGKADEVFGKQNKVSDNTINKNTLTTDVAIANATGIKDKQNENVKRTLEKSEAGKADEVFGKRNKVSDNTINKNTLTTDVAIANATGIKDKQNENVKRTLEKLEAGKADEVFGKQNKASDNTINKNTLITDVVIINATGIKDKQNENVKRTLEKLEAGKADEVFGKRNKVSDNTINKNTLTTDVAIANATGIKDKQNENVKRTPFGDVVPSSTQKKDKTDFKNGNCNVESKKRSLTLEEKDENKKIKKECPRCSNKSDDKSCFMCGRLPQPKPLPSTTKVKKNKSKKLFKELLRGISFSLSGYVNPQRDEIRKKALSMGARYIGIPSESNACSHLICAFRNTPKYLQLRNYSKIVSHMFIEDCYNKRKRFPWRRYALDNKEKKKPESEDEIEAYASPEETPNPFEEDTDSETYY from the exons ATGCTAGCAAGTATTATCTTTCAATTGAATGAATCTTCTATAATAACAGGTATTGATATTGGTAATTATCGTTCTTGCGTTGTTATTGTCACTGCATCAACATTATTGGAACCCGATACCTGGATACCTGTCGTACAACACCAATTTATGACAAACGACGAAGCTGCTAATGGTAAATTTAAAGATCAAGTACAATTATTCACAAAAAGAGATCTAAATCCTGAtatattgaaaacaaaatttgatcGGATTAAAGTTACTTGTATGCAGTCTGCGAACTTAAGGGAATTGTTCGGTCTAATGTTTTTCATAGCAAAAACAGAAGTTATTATAGACTTAGGGATTGATGTTTTTGGTCGCTTTAAATTAAAACAGAAAGATCAAAATAATGAGAAGACAGATATAGAcaaatttaaagagaaatgtctcaagatgataaataataaaacaaaaccaGATCCTATGGGTGATTTACttaaaaaggtaaaagaaagtGGTATGTTAGCTTTCTCGAAACGccaagaagaggagagagagccTATGAAAAGACCTTTGTTAGAAAAATTGGAAGCTGGAAAAGCTGATGAAGTATTTGGAAAGCAAAATAAAGTTTCTGataatactataaataaaaatacattgacTACGGATGTAGCAATAGCTAATGCTACAGGAATAAAGgataaacaaaatgaaaatgttaagCGTACGTTAGAAAAATCGGAAGCTGGAAAAGCTGACGAAGTATTTGGAAAGCGAAATAAAGTTTCTGataatactataaataaaaatacattgacTACGGATGTAGCAATAGCTAATGCTACAGGAATAAAGgataaacaaaacgaaaatgttaagcgtacgttagaaaaattgGAAGCTGGAAAAGCTGACGAAGTATTTGGAAAGCAAAATAAAGCTTCTGataatactataaataaaaatacattgatTACGGATgtagtaataattaatgcTACAGGAATAAAGgataaacaaaatgaaaatgttaagcgtacgttagaaaaattgGAGGCTGGAAAAGCTGACGAAGTATTTGGAAAGCGAAATAAAGTTTCTGataatactataaataaaaatacattgacTACGGATGTAGCAATAGCTAATGCTACAGGAATAAAGgataaacaaaatgaaaatgttaagCGTACTCCATTTGGAGATGTTGTGCCATCATCGActcaaaaaaaagataaaaccgATTTTAAAAATGGTAATTGTAACGTCGAGTCAAAAAAACGTTCTTTGACTTTGgaggaaaaagatgaaaataaaaaaattaaaaaagaatgtcCAAGATGTTCTAACAAATCAGACGATAAATCATGTTTCATGTGTGGACGTTTGCCGCAACCCAAACCACTTCCTTCTACCACTAAagtcaaaaaaaataaatcaaagaaattatttaaagaactCCTTCGAGGTATCAGCTTTTCTCTTAGCGGATATGTTAATCCACAAAGAGatgaaattagaaagaaagcaCTTTCAATGGGGGCCAGATATATTGGTATTCCAAGCGAGTCGAATGCATGTAGTCATTTGATTTGCGCCTTTAGGAATACAccgaaatatttacaattaaggAATTACTCTAAAATTGTATCGCATATGTTCATTGAAGACTGctataataagagaaaaag aTTCCCATGGAGAAGATATGCTTTGgataacaaggaaaaaaagaaacctgAAAGTGAAGATGAAATCGAGGCTTATGCATCTCCCGAAGAAACGCCTAATCCATTCGAAGAAGATACAGATTCTGAGAcgtattattaa